A portion of the Cryptomeria japonica chromosome 5, Sugi_1.0, whole genome shotgun sequence genome contains these proteins:
- the LOC131035245 gene encoding metallothionein-like protein 4B: MEGPCACVNSNCGCLTNGDCTCSTCRCDTVTKGISVEQTSGGEVHAYCSCGEHCHCNPCTCSKVDVAVSGKSYCKRGANC, from the exons ATGGAAGGACCTTGTGCATGTGTTAATTCCAATTGTGGGTGTTTAACTAATGGAGATTGTACATGTTCTACTTGCAG GTGTGACACCGTCACTAAGGGGATTTCTGTAGAACAAACAAG TGGTGGAGAAGTGCATGCTTACTGCTCTTGTGGAGAGCACTGTCACTGCAATCCGTGCACATGCTCCAAAGTTGACGTGGCAGTTTCGGGAAAGTCATATTGCAAGCGCGGGGCAAATTGTTAG